One segment of Rhodothermales bacterium DNA contains the following:
- a CDS encoding helix-turn-helix transcriptional regulator: MEHDDTARAGREPPPRRAAVLFGAVLRRERTAAGLTQEALAEAADLHHTHVSRLERGDRAPSLETVLRLAEALGASPAVWVEEVQAGWEREP, encoded by the coding sequence ATGGAGCACGACGACACAGCCCGAGCCGGGAGAGAGCCGCCGCCGCGACGCGCGGCGGTACTATTCGGGGCCGTGCTGCGTCGGGAGCGGACGGCGGCCGGGCTCACGCAGGAGGCGCTGGCGGAGGCGGCTGACCTCCACCATACCCACGTCTCGCGATTGGAGCGGGGCGACCGAGCGCCGAGCCTGGAGACGGTTCTGCGTCTGGCCGAGGCGCTGGGAGCGAGTCCTGCAGTTTGGGTCGAGGAGGTCCAGGCGGGGTGGGAGCGTGAGCCGTAG
- a CDS encoding ParA family protein: protein MLALCVLNQKGGTAKTTTAVHLAAHYAGEGRRTVLVDLDPQGHVARCLGLASRAPSPTSLLLEGKGVLADLVETARPSLDVLASGGDLAQVAAGLPVADGVYRLADEVEAFQTYGAVVIDCPPELGLLTLAASALVADLLAGGARGGLVVPVTPEPLAVVGLSDLLKTQRRLEPRGIMPPVYAVVPTRYDQRNRVTRDVAGALEATFPGRVSPPVRTTVRLAEAPDAGQTIYEYDPGGRGAEDYDAVARFLLTLSSSDDGEA, encoded by the coding sequence ATGCTCGCCCTCTGCGTCCTCAACCAGAAAGGGGGGACGGCCAAGACCACGACGGCTGTCCACCTCGCCGCGCACTATGCAGGGGAGGGGAGAAGGACGGTGCTCGTCGACCTCGACCCGCAGGGTCACGTGGCGCGCTGTCTCGGCCTGGCGTCTCGCGCGCCGTCGCCCACGTCGCTGCTGCTGGAGGGGAAGGGGGTGCTGGCGGATCTGGTGGAGACGGCGCGGCCGAGCCTGGACGTGCTGGCCTCGGGGGGGGACCTGGCGCAGGTGGCGGCAGGGTTGCCCGTGGCCGACGGGGTGTACCGGCTGGCCGACGAGGTCGAGGCGTTTCAGACGTACGGGGCTGTCGTGATCGACTGCCCGCCCGAGCTCGGGCTGCTCACGCTGGCGGCATCGGCGCTCGTGGCGGACCTCCTGGCGGGGGGTGCGCGGGGCGGGCTCGTGGTGCCGGTGACGCCGGAGCCGCTGGCGGTCGTCGGGCTCTCGGACCTGCTCAAAACGCAGCGTCGGTTAGAGCCGCGCGGCATCATGCCGCCGGTCTATGCGGTGGTGCCGACGCGGTACGACCAGCGCAACCGCGTGACGCGGGACGTGGCCGGGGCGCTGGAAGCCACGTTTCCGGGGCGCGTGTCGCCGCCCGTCCGCACGACGGTCCGGCTGGCCGAGGCACCCGACGCGGGGCAGACGATCTACGAGTACGATCCCGGCGGGCGGGGGGCAGAGGACTACGACGCCGTCGCCCGCTTCCTCCTCACCCTTAGCTCCTCCGACGATGGCGAAGCGTGA
- a CDS encoding GIY-YIG nuclease family protein — translation MSTAVVYVVRLRRPLCHARHYVGWTCDLPNRVRQHLTGRGSALLNAANAYGIRWDVVHVIACPSWKVAQELERHIKRSRHVTRWCPVERHRAGRDSVSFAPGRTADTRRPVADALASVPAEVRALTAGPDALTPRAVPFARRDFDPYRAASLAQSGPVAAPFPVLALAA, via the coding sequence ATGTCTACCGCCGTCGTCTACGTCGTCCGACTCCGTCGCCCGCTCTGCCACGCCCGCCACTACGTCGGCTGGACGTGCGACCTCCCCAACCGCGTCCGCCAACACCTCACCGGCCGGGGCTCGGCCCTGCTGAACGCCGCCAACGCCTACGGCATCCGGTGGGACGTCGTCCACGTCATCGCGTGCCCCTCGTGGAAGGTGGCGCAGGAGCTCGAACGCCACATCAAGCGCTCCCGCCACGTCACCCGCTGGTGCCCCGTCGAGCGCCACCGCGCCGGGCGCGACTCGGTGAGCTTCGCTCCCGGTCGCACCGCCGACACCCGGCGTCCCGTCGCCGACGCGCTCGCCTCCGTTCCCGCCGAGGTCCGCGCCCTCACTGCCGGCCCGGACGCGCTCACCCCGCGCGCCGTCCCGTTCGCCCGCCGCGACTTCGACCCCTACCGCGCCGCGTCGCTCGCTCAGTCCGGGCCTGTCGCTGCCCCGTTTCCAGTCCTCGCCCTCGCTGCCTGA
- a CDS encoding ArdC family protein, translating to MSRSRSYDREAARQRAAEKAAEARDTLARGVEHVAHDPDALAAHLRFRAHFRTYSFRNTLLLAEQGRARGIAARYVKGFKAWIEVGRCVRKGEKALGLFAPVTRKLEGEEATAAGVADGTRSLVGYRVASVFDISQTDVIEGREDDALTYASPIPTLAGDDFAHLRHDLEAVAAALGYTVEVYAPHVRPADGFCHVARRRIGLALAAPNQQAAVLAHELAHAVAHGNAPARDLAKADREIQAEGAAYLACYALGLDTAAAALPYLKTFADAETAEERTDQITAHLAEIDRIGWHLVELVEGVRHTALAA from the coding sequence ATGTCCCGCTCCCGATCCTACGACCGCGAAGCAGCCCGCCAACGCGCCGCCGAGAAGGCTGCCGAAGCCCGCGACACCCTCGCCCGAGGCGTCGAGCACGTCGCCCACGACCCCGACGCGCTCGCCGCCCACCTCCGATTCCGCGCCCACTTCCGCACCTACTCCTTCCGCAACACGCTCCTCCTCGCCGAGCAAGGCCGCGCCCGTGGAATCGCAGCCCGCTACGTGAAGGGGTTCAAGGCGTGGATCGAGGTCGGCCGCTGCGTCCGCAAAGGCGAGAAGGCCCTCGGCCTCTTCGCCCCGGTCACCCGGAAGCTAGAAGGGGAGGAGGCGACCGCCGCCGGGGTCGCTGACGGGACCCGCTCGCTCGTCGGCTACCGCGTGGCGTCCGTGTTCGACATCAGCCAGACGGACGTGATCGAGGGCCGCGAAGACGACGCCCTCACCTACGCCTCGCCCATCCCGACCCTCGCCGGCGACGACTTCGCCCACCTCCGCCACGACCTCGAAGCCGTCGCCGCCGCGCTCGGCTACACCGTCGAGGTCTATGCCCCGCACGTGCGCCCGGCGGACGGGTTCTGCCACGTCGCCCGCCGCCGCATCGGCCTCGCCCTCGCCGCCCCGAACCAGCAGGCCGCCGTGCTCGCTCACGAGCTCGCACACGCCGTCGCCCACGGCAACGCCCCCGCCCGTGACCTCGCCAAAGCGGATCGGGAGATCCAGGCCGAGGGCGCCGCCTACCTCGCCTGCTACGCCCTCGGGCTCGACACGGCGGCCGCCGCGCTCCCCTACCTCAAGACGTTCGCCGACGCGGAGACGGCCGAGGAGCGGACCGACCAGATCACCGCGCACCTCGCCGAGATCGACCGGATCGGCTGGCACCTCGTGGAGCTCGTCGAGGGCGTCCGGCACACCGCCCTCGCTGCCTAG